ATTACGGAAGAACAGTGAAGATGATGATACCAGTGGCGTGATGAAGTGGAGGATTGGAGATTGAATCAGTGATGATTTTCTGTGGCTTCAGATGAATGTAGAGAGTTTCAATAATTATGGTGATTGAATGAaggttgttgatgaagatgataatTCCATGAAGATTGAATCGTGGTGATTCAGTGAAGCTGTGACATGGTGAATTGAAGGATTGGAAtgttgaagaaaatgaatgaagatTCAGAGGGAAGGTTGAAGAAGAATCGTTCAAGATGAAGGTGAATTGTGGAGGTTGAATGAAGGTGAGTGTGTAGATGAATGGCTGAGTTGAAGAGTGAAGAAGAGTGGAGAAAATGGTTGAGTCAAGGTGATGAAGATGGTGGATCAGAAACGGAGTGGTGAAGGAGAATGGtgagagaggttgaagatggtGGAGGAAGTGAAGAGAATGAATCGGGATAGAAGAGATGGAAGAATGAGATTGATGATTGATTGAAggtagtgaagaagatgaattgaaGAATCGTCGGAACCCTTGAATGAAGGTGGAGAATGAATATATAGGTTAGTTACACTCTTATTTCTGTTACTTGTTTGTAACTGATTTCGGTTAGAGATTGGTTATAAAAATCTGTTAGGGAAGTTAGTTAGTTTGTAACAGAATTTAGGTAGTTAGTTATTCTGTTAGGGTTGTTATAAGATGGTTAGGAGGTCTGTAACTGATTTTTGGAATTTAGAAAAGTTAGTTATCAGGGTATGTGAAGTTAGTTATGGTATTTGAAATGTGTTTGGGTTATGTTATATGGCTGTGAATGGTTTGCTATGCAGGATGGTGTAAGTTGCAAGTATATGCAAGTGGTGTTTATTGTGTTCATTTGGTTTTGTAGTGTAGTCATGATATTGTTTTGTTTGGACGTGCAGGGCCTTTGTTCAATTTCATAACTGTTTTGGAAATGGCATGAGGTGGGAGTAGTTATATGGGACTGATTTGATTTTGGTGTTTGAATGCAGCTTTGGGCTTGGCAGCAGCAGCCGTGGGTTTGACAGCAGCCTTAGGCTTGATGGCAGCAGCTCATAGTTAAGATGAAATGGATTAGAatgtcaaaaatgcattttttttgtgTAATTTGTGATCTCCATGTGATGTAATGGTGTATATGATGTGGAATAACTTTGTAGAATAGAGGGCTGTAACACTATGTAGTAGTAACAAAAGTTTGAAACTCATACTGTTATTTGTGAAACGTTGGTGTCTTGAGTAAAGTTTAAACTCTTTCCTTCTTTCAATGTGCAATCTTGAAATAGAGAAAATTCAATAAGAATGATAAATAAAGGTATGAAGTCACCATGACTATAGTCAAAAGTCCAACCCATAGTTGGCTTTGACCAAAAGACAAGGTCTTTGCAAACAACTTTCTAAAGTCTTCTCTCCCCAATATGCATTAATAACTAAAAGGCGTTTATGAACCTCTTTCTCTTCAAACCAACACCATCGAAATCTCAAATTCAACGAGACTTGTCATAAGACTCGTCATAGGCTAACATTTTTGTCCAAGTGGATTCACCGAATATTGCATCAAACAATTGTGTCCAACTCCATGGGGAAATCCTCTTGAttactaaataaatatgaaaGTAAACCTTGATTCAATTGATGTCCTTTGATCCATCATCACTGATTTAATGAACCAATATTTGttcttaatgaatgcatgatgtgttaatgaCCTAGTACGAATGATTGTAAAGCAATAAGCCagatataaataaatttagatatgggcaaattttggggtgcaacaaccttGTTGCTTCTCTACAGCATCCATGATTTCCTCAAAAATTCCTCTTTATTCATCTATGTATAAGAGATGTTTCCAAACAGATTTGTTAataaaattgaagagttgaacTATTCTAAATTGTTGTAATAAGAGAGACATATTACCTGTAAGAGAAGCAGACAAATGTTCAAAAATTTGTTGTTGTTCAACAACATCATATTGACGTTCATCATAAAGTAATCTGTTTCTTGTAAATAAAACGACATCCTCTTTTGGAACTGGAATTGGTTTGAAGTCCTTTAAACTACGATTATTATTTTGCAGTAGTGTTTCAATAGCCATCAGTGTCCGTTCCTTTAGCTCAGCATCGCTCATTGTCAAACCTATGAAAAAAAAGGGAAGTAATACATATTTATGACCACTATGCAAAAATTTGGAAATATTAACTATTAAAACTGATGAGTTCATACTACACATAGAGAACATTATGGATTATAACTATTAAAACCGTAACGGTGTTGAAAGACCCAAAGTGATATGTAAATAAAACCTCTAATGTAAAAACTCAGAACCTAAATGCAAAAATTCCAACATTATATATTCGTGGACCTTAGCTTATATCAttggaaaaagtcaaaaattctaTAACATCGGAAATTTGTAACAACACCTTGTATGACATAAGCTATATATATAATGCACCGAGCTTGAAAAATCAACATCCATCTGAAGAATATTTTATATAACATGGGTTCCAGCAAGGTGTATTGTAACTCAGTTTCATATGGATGTATTGTTTCTAGCTGTTGCTGAATCAGCAATTCGTTCATTCCATAACAGAACTGGAATCTTTTTATTAACTATGGACAATATCACTACCTCCTAGTACAATGTTCCACCATAAAAAGGTTCATGTTCCACAACTTTTGTAAATTATGCAATGaattaaataatgaaataaaattatgtaatgAATTAAGTAATGAATTATATAACGTGATTGTAAATGTCAATACAGAACTGGATTCGAATTCCAAACTATGGACAATATCCCTATTACTAACTATGGAAAGTATTACTATCATTTGTCACAGCAAGGCAAATAATGAAAGAATATCTCAAATATAGTAAGATAAAATACCTTGATCTCTTGCCAATAACCGTTGATCATAAAGAATGCCATCCGATAAATATCTCCAAGTCTTTCTCCAAACATGTTCAGGTTTATTCATGGATCTCGAAAGTAACATTGTCACAAATAGTTTGCGTAAAAAGGACCCAAACCCCAAAGATGCGCCTCTTTGATTGCCTCGACAAATTCACGATCATCTTGTAAAAATCCCATCGCAAAGCATGCATCTCTAAAAGTTTTGCACTTCTTACCATCAACCGTTTTGATGTCTTGATAGCATAACGGACCTTTCTTGACGGTAAGCATCATTCTTAAATAAAACAACTCACCAGTGGATTGCGGAACCCAAATTAGACGACCAATGGTATACCCTCGCTTCCTTGGTTTCCAACTTCGACTTCGTTTATGATAGACAAATTTAGAAACAAAGTCACCATAAGTTAGCAATCTTGCTTCCTCATAAGTCTTGTTAGCCTCAAACCAAGCCGTAAACATGGACTCCGTTACACTTGGTTTGAGCAACACATCACCAACCTGCTCGTAGTCTTTGTAGTACATAGAGTTTTCACCTTCCATGTGAAAAAACAATCTTTCTACGGCTGGTTTTCTGCCATGTATAGAATAAGAAAATATCCGCCAACATGCTTCACTTGGGGAGATGTATCGACAATCCAAATATTGTTTGATCTCATCAACGTTGTTTTTGTCTTGGCCTTGTATGATTGCTGAAATTCTATCGGAGCctttattaatatatttgaaAAGGTATTTGATAGAAGTATTTTGATTGCACCATTCCATGTTGATGTGGGCTTCGTACTTCAATAACAAACTTGGATTGTGAGGAACAACATGACCACTATGAAAGATGATGTCGTTCTTTTGAATGGTGTGTCCGTTGTTTCTTCTCCTATAAACCGGGTAGCCTTCTTGGTCCACTATAGTTGTACTTTGGAATTTCTTAGGGTAAAACTTTGTGCATCTCCCATCTTTCATACAAGGTGACTTTTGATTTGCCAAACCACAAGGACCATGAACCATGTGAGATTTGACCAAATTGTACAGCCGAGGTTGTGTTTCGAGATCGGGCACTTCAGCACTAATGATCTTGTCAATATCTTCCGGTCTTAGATATTTGTTTGAAGGATGCAAGAAGATCAATATATGGGCATAGGCAATCCTCTTTTTTGAAATTCAATGGTGTACATATCTACCAATGAAAGATGTTGGAAAAGTTAAAATTACTGTCAGAAATAGTATAATCAATCAATACTATCATATAAACCAGAACTGTTCGTGTACTCCTATGTAATCAAAACTTAATATTGCACTTAGATATAgtttaatcaaaataaagtaaACGGAGAAAATAACTTACAAGCAAGCACTTTGCCAATAACACCTTTTTTGGTCAAATCTGAAAGCAATTgatcaaacttgattttgaaaattctagaAATGATATTCGGTCGATCTTGAGGCTTCAAATGAAGAGGACCAAGCACCCTTTGAATCTCAGGCCAATTTGGGTTACATGTAAAAGTAATAAACAAATCTGGAAATCCAACTTTACTGCATATAGCCATTCCATCATAGTACAATTGATCCATAAACCTACGACCGCCAACAAAGGACGAAGGCAACACCACTCGTTTACCTATGGTTAAACCTGGAGCTTGACTTTGGTCGCCCTCTTCATGTAAAGAGTTGTACTTGGACACCCGAAGCTTTGGTTGATTTTTGCGCAGCCATTCTAGTTTCTCGGACTCTAACATAGTGTAACCATCGACCAGAAATTGCTGGAACAACCTTCTAGAAGATAACAAAGTCTTAGCTTCTTTTGATCTGGTTTGAATGCGGAAGGCCAGCCATTCGCGAATCGTGAGCCTATTTCTGATGCTGTTTTCATTTACAGGTAGGTCCCTATGTGCTACATCAGGTCTATAGCCATCCTCACCATACGGAAAAATCAACGGATACTGGTAAGCCATGTAAGCGGCATGGAGCTCGTTGATTCTTTGAAGTCCTCCTCCTCTAGTTTGCATTATTATATCCCTCATTTCTGTCGTGTCAATATCTCCAACAACCAAGGCTGCAACTTCACTGACAGTTGGCTGATTATACACTCTGCCATCAGTAGACCGATTAGAAATTAGTCGAAGTTTTAGGTTTTGAGGCTCCCCGCTATTCAACCAGTGTCTTGCCATTTGAAAGATCTTAGCATGAGGATTGAATTCATACAACATGCTGGACAATTGATTGACAACCAAAGGATCGATGTTCTCTTTGTTCCTTCACATGAGAAAAAACAGTCTTAAACCCCAAAACAGAATATTTAAGTAATGAAACTGCTCAGTACAGTATAGCCTACTATATTACAACCAAGAAAGTGAAATTTGCATGGATATTACCTTAGATGATGCATTCTGTTTTCCACCTCATTCTCGGTGTCATAAATATATAACTGAGCGAACTTTGGTTTTTGACCTTGAGGAGGCAACATACTTCCGATGCGATGACACGTCTGACCTTGTATCCTTAGTATTGGAGGGCCACGTCCGTTGTTAAAACGATTGTCCAACCTTGCTCCCGGTGATGTGAATGCAAACATCATATTGTATAGTCGGATATGTTGTTGAAACTTCCGACTAACATTATTTTCGTGATCAAACAAAAGTGTTGCAAGTGGTTCCGGAGGCTGTCTTAGCAGTGGGAGTTCAACTTTTCCGTTCCCACAACACATCATAAACTTCGGGTTAGCAGAGTGGGTACTTTTGTGCATCCTCTCTTGATACcacatcattgctttacaataACGACATTCGATAAGAGGTGAACCGATATCGTAATATTCTACAATCAACTAATCAATGTAAAAATTATTGATAGCAAAATTAAAATGGTTTACTATCTTTAAGTATGTACTTGTTTTAATGGATTAACCATGTACCCGACTCAGTTCCGGTTGCATAGCCATGGATTGTAAAAGGTGCTTCATGCTCGTCTGTCTCTGAACAGATTTCATCTTCGGAATGATATGCTATTAAGAAAATACAGAGGTTTTTAGGCAAAATTGAGATGAGGTGTCTAGCTCTGTTATGCAAATATAAATTGAAATATAGCACTGAGTGATAGAACAAAGTATTAGACATACCCGTAAAAGGGTCGTAGTCGCTATCATTGTCGGAGTCGCTGTTAAAGTCCATATTGATCGTAGGTGTAAAAACCGGACATGTTGGCTCCGTGCTACGATGGTGATTCTGTGTGGACTGTGTTACTGGCGGTACCTCACGACAAACAAGCTTGTTGCTACCACTGGGTATTTGGAGAGGATTTTCCAATGGTGTATTGACATTCCTGGTGGGAAAAAAATGACTAAACAGTGAATAGGTGCACACATTAATGGAATAATAATGAGAACTGCCATGTTTGGTACCTTGAGCGAGTTTGGCCATTTGTAATGGAAGATGCCATACCAATGCTTTGGAAGGTGAACTGGCTATTCAAATTCGACGGC
The Vicia villosa cultivar HV-30 ecotype Madison, WI linkage group LG6, Vvil1.0, whole genome shotgun sequence genome window above contains:
- the LOC131613702 gene encoding uncharacterized protein LOC131613702, translating into MVHGPCGLANQKSPCMKDGRCTKFYPKKFQSTTIVDQEGYPVYRRRNNGHTIQKNDIIFHSGHVVPHNPSLLLKYEAHINMEWCNQNTSIKYLFKYINKGSDRISAIIQGQDKNNVDEIKQYLDCRYISPSEACWRIFSYSIHGRKPAVERLFFHMEGENSMYYKDYEQVGDVLLKPSVTESMFTAWFEANKTYEEARLLTYGDFVSKFVYHKRSRSWKPRKRGYTIGRLIWVPQSTGELFYLRMMLTVKKGPLCYQDIKTVDGKKCKTFRDACFAMGFLQDDREFVEAIKEAHLWGLGPFYANYL
- the LOC131613703 gene encoding uncharacterized protein LOC131613703, giving the protein MDFNSDSDNDSDYDPFTAYHSEDEICSETDEHEAPFTIHGYATGTESEYYDIGSPLIECRYCKAMMWYQERMHKSTHSANPKFMMCCGNGKVELPLLRQPPEPLATLLFDHENNVSRKFQQHIRLYNMMFAFTSPGARLDNRFNNGRGPPILRIQGQTCHRIGSMLPPQGQKPKFAQLYIYDTENEVENRMHHLRNKENIDPLVVNQLSSMLYEFNPHAKIFQMARHWLNSGEPQNLKLRLISNRSTDGRVYNQPTVSEVAALVVGDIDTTEMRDIIMQTRGGGLQRINELHAAYMAYQYPLIFPYGEDGYRPDVAHRDLPVNENSIRNRLTIREWLAFRIQTRSKEAKTLLSSRRLFQQFLVDGYTMLESEKLEWLRKNQPKLRVSKYNSLHEEGDQSQAPGLTIGKRVVLPSSFVGGRRFMDQLYYDGMAICSKVGFPDLFITFTCNPNWPEIQRVLGPLHLKPQDRPNIISRIFKIKFDQLLSDLTKKGVIGKVLACKLFSPFTLF